Proteins encoded within one genomic window of uncultured Draconibacterium sp.:
- a CDS encoding class I SAM-dependent methyltransferase, producing the protein MDYININKKLWDEKTDIHFKSDFYDVDAFVKGKDSLNSIELELLGNIEGKNILHLQCHFGQDTISLARHGAVATGVDFSEKAIEKARQLNDQLGTKARFIQSDVYKLPEVLDEKFDIVYTSYGVIGWLPDMKKWAAVIEHFLKPGGQLVFVEFHPIVWMFSYDFKRIEYDYMESEAIIEELEGTYTDKDAPVKGKSVCWNHGLSTVIDSLIKAGLTLTDCKEYNYSPYDCLDNLVEVEKGKYKIKGLENKFPLVYSLVALKS; encoded by the coding sequence ATGGATTATATCAACATCAATAAAAAACTTTGGGACGAGAAGACCGACATTCATTTTAAATCGGATTTTTACGATGTTGACGCCTTTGTAAAAGGAAAGGATTCATTGAATTCCATTGAACTTGAGTTGTTGGGAAATATCGAGGGGAAAAACATCCTTCACCTGCAATGCCATTTTGGGCAGGACACCATTTCGCTGGCACGGCACGGCGCAGTAGCTACCGGAGTTGATTTTTCGGAGAAAGCCATTGAAAAAGCCCGGCAACTCAACGATCAACTCGGCACCAAGGCACGGTTTATTCAAAGCGATGTGTACAAATTGCCCGAAGTTCTGGACGAAAAATTTGATATCGTTTATACTTCGTACGGTGTAATTGGCTGGCTCCCCGACATGAAAAAGTGGGCTGCAGTTATCGAACACTTTTTAAAACCCGGCGGGCAATTGGTGTTTGTGGAGTTTCACCCCATTGTATGGATGTTTAGCTACGATTTTAAACGAATTGAATATGACTATATGGAATCAGAAGCGATTATTGAAGAACTGGAAGGCACCTACACCGATAAAGATGCACCGGTTAAGGGAAAATCGGTGTGCTGGAACCACGGACTGAGCACCGTGATCGATTCGCTGATAAAAGCGGGACTTACACTTACCGACTGTAAAGAATACAATTACTCGCCCTACGATTGCCTCGATAATTTAGTTGAAGTTGAGAAAGGGAAATACAAAATTAAAGGGCTGGAAAATAAGTTTCCTTTGGTGTATTCGCTTGTAGCGCTTAAAAGCTAA